The Methanobrevibacter sp. TMH8 genomic sequence TTCTTCTATTATTAGATTACTAAGAATTTTATCTTTTTTAGGAAATTCATCTATATTATCAATTAATTTAACTGCATCTTCATGCCATTGATCTTTATCAATGAAAAGAGCTATTAAGAAACCAGAATCTATGAAAATCAAGTTAATATTCTCCTCTTTCCATTTTTTTCAATTCATTAGTTGCATTAATTGGTTTTTTAGTAGTATATCTTCCAATCATATCTTTTGTGGTTAGTTTTTTTCTAAATGTTAATTCAACTTTTCCTTTATCATTAATATCCCATTCAATTATCTGTTCCTTATCAATATTGATTTTTTTC encodes the following:
- a CDS encoding AbrB/MazE/SpoVT family DNA-binding domain-containing protein produces the protein MIAKTNIYNRYQTVIPKEIRKKINIDKEQIIEWDINDKGKVELTFRKKLTTKDMIGRYTTKKPINATNELKKMERGEY